The following DNA comes from Capsicum annuum cultivar UCD-10X-F1 chromosome 7, UCD10Xv1.1, whole genome shotgun sequence.
GCATGgtagaataaataatatttagctAAAAGTAAAATGTAGGATTTTCAATAATAccttttaatattttaaggtttatttttaatatctaataTATTTACAAGGAGTAACTACTCATAACTCATACATTTTAAATTTGAACTCTCAAGTCTCAATAACATTTGTAACTctcataatttttatatttataactcctcaaactttaattttaaagtCTTATGATCACTTTCGTCTATTTTGCTATATAAACTCATATTTTGTTTCATGAAGACTCTCACTCTTTCTCTTCTCTAACTTTACCTCGTGAATTATAATATGCAAGACGAAAGAAGTATTGGAAGGCAAGAAATATTTCATTCTCATAAGTATTGGAAGGCAAGAAATATTTCATTCTCatctttttctattcatttttatgtatttggtCATGCTTTCTTAATTTTAgcattttttatatgtatttatattcttTTGCAAAATAAGTATAATGAAGAAAATCTTCACGATACGAAGTAATTTTGGTAGTCATTTCTATGAGATTGATCAAAAAGTCAGCTTGCGATAGAcactaaattaataataaatttcttataatatttgttaaattTCACAGGATAATGATTTTTGATTGTTAGTACATAATGATTTTCGATTGTTAATacaatctatttttctttgtttaagtGTTATGTTGTATAGGTTCGATCTTTTGCCTCTTTCTAATATGGTTACATTGAAACTATTTGAATTCTTTAAAACTTCTacttttaaatattattcatatcTGTTGTTTGTTAAACATGACAcgtaaattaaaaaaacttttaaaagaaATTGATATTTGTACGAAAGATAAGTTCTCAAACAAAAGATAAcgaaaattgaaataaaaaaataatatttttaatttatcacagtaaattattgttttaaaatataACCTTTTATTCTATTTACTTCATCACTCATACACTTTAAttgtttttaaactttttttgttTCTTACCCAGAGCTAAAATTCGAAACCTTTAACTAAGAGTAGAGTAGTCTCACCACTACACCacaactcatttttttttaattcaactaCGTACATATAAAAGGCTTACTtcaaaagatgtaaaatattttgattgtatgtattaactattaagaaaaaaattaaagatcagATCGTTATTTTGGATAAAAACAGAGATCTACATTATTTTTGTTGATCTAAATATAAATATTACCtactattttattaaaataaaaaactaacaatctataaaattaatatttatatttaatcagagaaatgtattaatttattatttttttaattaatcgtGGTTATTCTTAAAAACAGGGTTCACAAGTACATGGGCGAAAACTTTGGTGCTCCATCACTAATAATTATGGCTATTAAGTGGGCTGGGCCGGGCCAATCCAGAACCGGCCCGTGTATTTAATCGgggttggggtctaagtgggccgGGTCAGAccgggcccaacagtaaaaaaatcaaaaaccaccctaacccggtccacttaacccaacctggtcaaacccatctaaacccaGTCAAATCCGTTTAAAAAACCGGTCAAACCtggtcaaaaatatataaaaaaaaaactttttttcaatatacattatcaatacccacctatatacattataaatacgttaaacaatatatatacactatatatatagtatatactacattagaatttaaaaaatatatacacatatacaaaattacacatatatacgcaccatccaaatatatatgtactactttaaactttaaagtttaaataaaatatactataatatatatatataattatatatatatacacatgtatacgttaaatatacacgtctatagaagatctattcacatatatacactctattctatgaatatgtaatactttaaatcaaatatactataatatataaacattacagtatatatttgtatagttatatactaatttataaaacatatacacatgtatactttaaatatacacgtctatagaagatctattcacatatatacactctaatctatgtatatgtaatactttaaatgaaatatactataatatataaacattacaatatatatttgtatagttatatactaatttataaaacatatacacatgtatacgttaaatatacacgtctatagaagatctattcacatatatacactctattctatgtatatgtaatactttaaatcaaatatactataatatatatacattacaatatatatagatatacttatatactaatttataaaacatatacacatgtatacgttaaatatacacgtctatagaagatctattcacatatatacactctattctatgaatatgtaatactttaaatcaaatatactataatatatatatacattacaatatatatgtgtatagttatatactaatttatgaaacatatacacatgtatacgttaaatatacacttctatagaatatatatacacgtgtatacgcatcattcaatgtatatatagtactacttataaaatatactacattatatatacattacaatatatatagatatacttatatactaatttataaaacatacacacatgtatacgttaaatatacacttctatagaagatatatgcacaaatatacaaaacatatgctacttaatataataaattaataatatttggtagtaaattaataatatattagaagtaagtttttaatttaaagtagaaaactagaaattcaatttaaaattttaaatcgttaaatgaaaaaaaaataaaaagcaaagagtaaggagtgaatgaatttggggaattttattgattgcaaaatgatccaaaatttataatttacatgaatgaaaaatctataaattatgcatcattttttccaactcattcaagttaatattaatgggaacttgcataggatagtcgaagtcaacgggggcaaaaccatgcattggacttgattctgctgagttctcccgtgaagtcataatttcttcaagtttcagctcgtcgctcggctccggttccattccttggtttcttctttccgctctaatccaatctcagaggcaaactagaacattcattgcattgcttcccaatgagtgtcggttgtctccaagttgctgtcgtccctgactaaagacgctctctgatgcaacggttgacattggaacattcaagatatctctagctaatcttgaaagcacaatatattgtgtttcattactcctccaccaatccaacgtgttgatccgtcgtctgcgatcctctggtgccgtccgaagataatatttcagctcttcttgataagttgatgtgtaagttctctcatcaacactgttgcaacaatttaaatcataaaacgaatcagaaaaaccactatgtgctggccttttagaagatgatggctcctcgggaggatgaagagcgacaattggagtgatatttgtaggtactgctaaatcaaataaatcagcatagtgattatataatttttctatgtaatcctttgcatcagtcgtagccgtccacaaatcaggttgtacttgttcagaatcatgattagtatttatttctaagttagtataaataagagtactaaagtgacacatatgattatatttcatgcacggatttagcatagcaccaaccaagtaaatagggggaatcgggaaaaaatattttttaaatttcgtaaacatggcgccaacaacttctttataaccttctttatttttattttctttgagcaaaccagaaatatcggctatgtatgccaaaatattacaaacagtaggataataagcaccgaaaaattcaaccgtaacTACATAAagtttttctaaaaacttaacaagatcatcaattacaacccaatcagaatcatgtaccATGCAaacagcagaatcagcaaatgaaccgcaatgttggttaaaagttagtgtaataggaattctatatttataacaagtttttaaaaattcatacgtagaattctatctagtatcaatttcctcaggcatcaaaatcggtgtaagttcattttcttgacatttaactttaaattctctaattctcaatctacgattatttccttgaataaaaccaacggcaagacgaattttttcaatataaaactcaaaaaactcaagaccatcttttacaattaaattatatatatgacatgcacacttaatatgaaaaatttcagtcaagggcggagatagcgtagattttatttttgttatagcagtcttgttgttagaagtgttatcaaaagcaatacataaaattttattttcgataccataatatctggcaattttaacaatagaatcagcaataaattgtccggtatgtttacgatcttcatcatataaaaaagcaagaatacgtttttgcatcacgaaattactatccatccaatgacaagtaacggttaaataatcatttttatttacagcacgaccaagagcaaaagttagggacaatctacattgaatattttttaacaatgttgataaataaaaacaatattgtgaatggaatCTAAAAATAtaagaccgacaagtagttctaggaataccgttaaacataggattataaattgcttgtatataacgaataaaggcatcagaagaaggaaaactaaaaggcaaacaacccacaactaccattttagttatttcttccatgtccctcaatttattatactttttcgctacgtgaccggttgctgagtccattctagtttgcgttgacccaccaacatctccaccaccttttgcaatatttaactctcttttgtgatcttcagctacatgtctcattaacgtacccgtacccccttacttgtctccacttctatgcttatatatttgttgacaaatattgcattgcacctcaatatttgatatacgttcaaaaaattgccatgtaATATTAGCtcttttacgaggttttggggcactgggaggacggaaagggagattaactgattcagatctaacgttagcatctcctactgcgggtgtctcaacaatattttcattatcttcgtctaaattaaccgcatctacttcattttcttcttctatatcgtaattttcctgagcttctacataatccatatcgtaagcacctacacctatttcttcctcaaaaggtgtaccaagcggtacggAGGCGAAggtacacgggtatatctactacttgaactacctctaccgctagtaattcgctttttactaccactaccgcttccggaataaattttttttaacacctttagtagcgaggtttcttaatttatccataatataaattaaattaaactaaaaatattcaaaatacacaaatataataaaattaaatattaaacaattaatacaataaataaaaattaaacttaagagatgaaacgacaataccaaattttggaagtatccgaagattgcgactttagaaacttccgctcatactttgtaaaagaaaaatttaaaaattaaagtgaacactttaagaaattaaatatattgaatatttgagaattgagaattgagatttgagagagaatgagatttgagagagtgaaaaattgtgtgaaaaatgatttgaagttgtagggtatttatagatatttttttgggattataaaatatattttaaagttttttctttttttttttttaataaatgggcccaaaatagccgtttggacccaaaaccggCTATATAGCTGTTGGGCCAAcgactagtttggcccaaaagccaaaatatctttttttttttttaaattttttgggccGGGACGGGCCGGGCTGATTAATCGATAGGCCTGGACCGGACTTGGTCCGGACCGGGTTAAccgggcccattttaaaaaataaccggTCCGGGACCTGAAACCCAAAACCCGAAACCCTAAAGtcctagggcttaccgggccgggtcaaaccgggcTGGGTTAGGTACGAGGACCCGGCCACTTGACACCCatactaataattaaataaactatGATTGCATGAAAAATACAATACTCTAACAAGTTGCATGTTGAGAAGCCATGCATATAAATATACACCATAGAAAAATAAGGATTTGAAACTGAAATTAACCTCCTTCTTGTGTACGTAAATTACTCTtagtcacaaaaattcaaaaaccacaaaCCACAAGTTTTTAACCTAAAAAATCTCCACCACAAACAACTTCCCATGCCTATCTACAATAAGCTTCACTTATTTCACATTCACCTTTCGCCCATCCTTTAAGTTTCTCTTCCACCCTTATTTTCCCATTCTAAAGGAAGggcaaaaaaaaaacacaaaaagtctcacaaacaataaaaacaaacaagAGTAGCATTGATCATTCCCCCATCTTTTTTAAATTCACAAATCAATTCCAAAGATGGCCAATCGATCAATCGTTGTTTTCATGCTCTTTGCCACCCTGGCATTCGCCATGGTAGCAGAGTCTTCATTGTCCTCCCACTTCAACGACCCTGCATTCGGCGTACTTGTCCGCACTGATGGTGGACTTGGTGACCTGACTGCAGGTCGCATCGGGGACACGCTTTTCGAGGATGAAGAGATGATGATGCCTACGGAGGCCGCCCGTAGGGCCCTCAATAACCAGGATCACATCAGCTATGATGCGATGGCTAGGAACAAAATCCCATGCAATCGTCGCGGCGCATCGTACTATGAGTGCACCCGCATGCAGAGGGTCCGGCCTTATAGACGTGGCTGCGCCAAAATCACCAATTGTGCAAGACGCGGTTAAAGCGTCTAACTCGAGTTGCATGGATATATACCATGCAACCATAACGAGTTGCATGTATAGATGTAAGATGCAACTATAAGCATcgcaaaaaaatataaatatttttaaaaattggaaTGGATATAAATTGGAATGGATATAAATCTTCTAATTTGCTGGATGGTTTTGTTTGTCCATTTCATATATTATTAGAACTTTCCTTCTTGATGTTTACATTGGATAATTTTGTACCATCATTAGAAGATGATTCTTTGATGGTGAAGAATTTGTAAAttggtaaaataatatttttacagaTTCTCGATgtatttcttcttcctttttttaataaaaaaaaattttgttctTCATCAacaacttttattatttatataaatgtgCAAAGAGCTGGCTGTTGGAAATTATGTTCAAAGAACACAAAAATATGAGGAAGAACACACGATGAAAGTTTACTAGTTTAAACAACGAATATAGGATTTGAGACTTGCAACACAAGCAAAACACTTTCCTAAAAACGATATTTACTCTTTCTCCTCTACGAGATTGTTATAGAATTATGTGTAAATAATTTTAATGAATATTACAAACCTATATAAAATTTATCGGGCGGGTTGCATGAAACCGTCCTGCACCCCTGTAGAGCCGCCCCCACATGACCCACAGCGTGAAAAACGTTTGCTAATGTGCAGTTTTTCAAAAGTAGATCCCTTTTTTATGCTCACCTAACCCAGTAATTAGTAACCACCTACCATCTTTTTATTCaactttttgtaattttattgtatgatgataatacaattatttttctaaatcaaTCTGATATTTCCACATGTGAAATATAACGGAGCTGAGATTTGAAGTCTGTGTGTTCTGAAATTAAAGAAGCACAAAAAATCGAGGTCTTTAAAGTGGTCCATCTATCACTGGGCCAAGCAACGTTATTTGTTAATGGATTTACACTCCATGAATGTATACATATATTTAgattttaataatataaatattaagtCTATGTAAAAACTTTTGGGTTCGTCAGAACCCCTTAAAATACTGTAGCTCCACCCCCATAGATCATCGTGCCGTTTCCATTTTTCTGTCAGAGTATTATTTTGGGACAtcaattagaaaagaaaaagtactTCTCAGTTCTAAAAGTATTAAATTTTGATCAACTACAAGTTAATTGGGTACAGCAATTAACTATAGATTTGGAATATTTATTCGATCAGATTTTATAAAGACGATATTCAAATTCAAGTTTCCAGTAATTAGCTCAGACTAATTTTTGAGTTTAATGGGACTTGTAatcttaaaactttaaattttccCAACTAAAATTAagctttaaatttcaaaaattataactTCAAATCTATAGCGAAACAAGAGTTTAATTAAATAGTTAAACTTAATTTTCCTTCTATAATGTACCTATAAAAACACGCTTGGTTCGTCTCATTTTGTATGGAGGCATaactatttaaaaactaaaataatctttttagttctttcaaaatttacaatattaaaattaaatataataaatctaaatatacaacaattaaactCGTTCATCCCAACCCctcatatataaataaattaaatagacGTTCGACATaattattattcataatattttaaaatatattttcactttattttgaaatatttgtttgTTCGCAAAAATTAAAAACGTATTTTAAATacgttttcataatttttaattttaacatcaaatttttcattcaatttataaaaaaaatatattcaaaatctaaaatatttctaTAGTCAAACACAATTTCAGACTGCATTTTCAAACTCTGActgattacttttttttttttttttttttttttttttttttatggacaAACATGTACTTAAAATAGAGCGACCAGTATTTATTAGTACTAATTTAGACCAAAAGAAAATCGAATCTTTTCCCTCTTCTCAACCTTTTACATAGACCAAAAATAATGGCTGCAGCATCAGCAGCACAATTGGCAGTAAACGGAGGTGTAAAAATGGCAACTAACAGTCAAGCATATTTAGAAGGTGACAAAGTCAAACAGACCAAATCATTAATCGCCGAACTCTGCCGTCATTTTTACAATCAAGGTTGGGTTTCCGGTACCGGCGGCAGCATCACTATTAAAGTTCATGATGATTCCGTTCCCAAATCCCAGCAACTTATCGTCATGTCACCTTCTGGTAAGTACCCTTATAGACGATTTACTCGTTTGCTATGTGAGATAAGATGTGATATCCGAAATTAAGTTTGATCGTAGATTTAATTTTATGTTTGGTTGATGATATAAATTAATCGTGGTATAAACTTATGGGCAACCAACATAAATCCCTACAGTTTGAAGCGTCATTACAGAAAATTCGACATTTTATGTAATTACTGAAAATTACGCTTTTAGgtttgttgagatacataattagctctcgatacattcaacgaagatGCAATTTTCCtttataaatatacataattagctccctatatattttttccaattttggaTTTGTCcatatacataattagctcctcgataaatccaacaaagatacataattagttgaaatttttgtaattactttgtaaggatgaggatttgtgtaaatatgctgagttaaggtgtatatttttcctaaatttataTCATCAGCCAAACATGATGTAAATCTATTATCAAACTTTAGTCTTGGGATATTTTTATACCACCTCCCATATGATGTAAATTAGTCAGAGATTATAATCTCGTGATAATTTAGTCTACGTATCAAACAACCCCAAGGTCTCATTTGGTCTGAGGGAGAAGGGATTGCTAATCCTAGGATTAATTTTACGATGAGTTTATCCCATGGTTGGTTAGTGATTAGTAATTCCGGGattattgtgttatttttatCCTACATTGAGAGTGGAATAACGATCCCCAAGGATAAGGGATTGTTTGGCAGGCTGACTAAATGATCATGAGATTATAGTTCTAAGATTATAATTCCTGGACTCAGAGGCGGACCCACATGTATAGgtgggggtgcacgtgcacccgttaacgttgaaaaaaattgtgtgtatatatgtgtatatatcttgaGAAATTAGGATACAGGTAATAGTGCACCCAGAGAAAATTGGAAGTGCACCTTGGTTGCGGTGGTAGGAGCCAGTAAATCCGTCCACGCGACCCGGGATCAAACCCCGGGTAGCGCAACATTTTCGTTATTATTTTCAGTACTTTAAGTTTAAAGGCTAAAACATCAAAATTGTTGAACTAAAGAATTGAACCCGCGACCTTGTTGCATGATGAACAAGCCTTTACCATTAAGCTACAACAACCAATTGCTCTAAAATGTTAAAAGTCAGCATATTAGTTGAACTTCATATTTTAAGAAAGTAAACTAAAGTTATTAGCTTAGAACTTATATctgttctatatatttttttttttagtattgttcatgctaTTGACGACCAATTAAATATGATAGTATTCCTTAATCGACACTGAAGGTTTTGCTAACGTCTATATTAAGATAATATTAGTGCACCACagtattatcaaaaataaaaagcgCAAAAAGCTTCAAGGTCCATTGTGTTTAAGCGCAAAGTACAaataaaacatgagattaaatgAAAAAAGACTTAAAgggagaatatatatatatatatatatatatatatatatatatagtgtccaagactaataatataagcatgaatgacaaatatatgaacaaagaaattgttttttataaagtaaaatatcaattatttagtgttCTTCTCTTTAGAAAGCCTCATTGACACGGGAAAGTATGTCTTAGAAATTAGAACCTAAACTGCACATTAAGCGAGGCGAAtgctcaacacattttgagtcttgCTTCACGGCTTATGCGTGCCTTTGACTACACTGGTGCACCCACagacttcaaatcctgggttcgcctctgcCTGGACTAATTTATCTCGTCTGGAAGTTGGAATAAACTAATTCCAAGTTAGATGGGACAAGGTGGGATAATTCAGGATTAATCTTGGGATGGTACGTGGGATATGTTCGGTGTGAGGTATTAGCTAATCCCGAACTGTTTTATCCACAATTTGTACTAAACTGTGAATATTACTATCTCATATGAAAGGTGGGATAAAATAGTCTATACTGCTTATCACATTGCATGTACTTAATGCCCTTAATCATATATGTTTATGCACATATTATACATGGATTATACGTATATTATATATCTGCAGGCTATTTTAAGTTTATGCAGTGGAGTGGACAGTTATTCAGGCTAATtcttcttttttgggtttttgttAGGGGTGCAAAAGGAAAGAATGGTGGAGGAGGACATGTATATTTTGTCATCAGATGGTTCAATTTTATCTGCACCGTTGGCTAAACCTACCCCTCACAAACCTCCCAAGTGTTCTGATTGTGCTCCACTTTTCATGAAGGTATAAAGGTTTCTATAATCTTGATGAATTTCCTAGTTGCTGCAGTATTCTGGATTGAAGTATTAACAATTTGAAAAGTTGGAACTAAGGTATAGTAGAAGTAGAATTGTTGATTTTGGCTAAAATTCAGAAGGGTAATTGAAGTTGGTGTTTATTCTCAGCAGTCTAAACTTCATTGTTGAAGAGGAAAAAGCTATTTTTATCAGGGTATAATTGTTTTGCGAGGAAAAAGCTATTTTTATCAGGGGATGGTTGTTTTGCATTCATGTCTATTTGATATACTGAATTAGAAAAGAGCAGCCTTACACTAAGCTCCCACTATGTGCGGGGTGGGGAAGAGCCAGACGCGAAGGTCTATTGTAGGCTGTTTCAAATAGTagtatttgaaatatgaattgattGTAGTATTGTTTTTTCAGTCTTTGTGTTGTCTGTAGTCCTTTCTGTTTTGGTCAGCTCAACGAACTTAGCATATTTCATTTCTCTTGGATTCACCTCAGTATTGCCTCATTAATTCTCTGCTGCCATCTGTTAAATTTGATCTCTCTATGTAAAATATCTAGTCAAATCCAGGACCTAGGATTATCAGTGCTGTAGCCTGCAAGCtgcattctcttttttttttttcaattgagtTCTCTTTGTTCATTTTTACTATTCTACTTCATGGATTGTAagtttcttccttttccttttttcctcagGCATATCAGATGCGTAATGCTGGTGCTGTTATCCACAGTCATGGGATGGAATCCTGCCTTGTAACGATGCTCAATCCACTAGCAAAAGAATTTCGGGTAAATATTCTAGAAACTTTTTTGAAGTTTACACCATCTCGATGTGATTCTTATATGGCCTTTTGATtcatcaagaaaaaagaaaagggaactTTCAATACAGTCCGTGCAATGGTGACTATGATATTTGACTTTTTATTGAGATTCTgaattttctttcaaataaagATACTTCTTCTGTTCCCAACATTATAAAGTGTATTCCAAATGCTTCTTCCCTTTGAGTGTAACTGTATAGGCCAGACTTTctcc
Coding sequences within:
- the LOC107876903 gene encoding protein RALF-like 22, producing MANRSIVVFMLFATLAFAMVAESSLSSHFNDPAFGVLVRTDGGLGDLTAGRIGDTLFEDEEMMMPTEAARRALNNQDHISYDAMARNKIPCNRRGASYYECTRMQRVRPYRRGCAKITNCARRG